Proteins co-encoded in one Anaerolineales bacterium genomic window:
- a CDS encoding 4Fe-4S binding protein — translation MTHIITSLCLRDAGCVDVCPVECIIPGKPVDQWPWYYIDPDTCIDCGACIPECPFEAIFPEDEVPSAHTAKAGQVLSMPAGTAGFEAKFDGPNHHGDPVHLDHTKALSAGDVVDLTPDTKPNYDYFKTGPGYKALEN, via the coding sequence ATGACGCACATCATCACCAGCCTGTGCCTGCGCGACGCGGGATGCGTCGACGTTTGTCCGGTCGAGTGCATCATCCCGGGCAAGCCGGTCGATCAATGGCCGTGGTACTACATCGACCCGGACACATGCATCGACTGCGGCGCCTGCATTCCCGAGTGTCCGTTCGAGGCCATCTTCCCTGAGGACGAGGTTCCGTCGGCGCATACGGCCAAGGCCGGGCAGGTGCTATCGATGCCCGCCGGCACGGCGGGCTTTGAGGCGAAGTTTGATGGCCCCAACCACCACGGCGACCCGGTCCACCTCGATCACACCAAGGCGCTGAGCGCAGGCGACGTAGTCGACCTGACCCCAGACACCAAGCCCAACTACGACTACTTCAAGACCGGCCCAGGGTACAAGGCGCTGGAGAACTGA